The segment AAGCTGGGAAAAGAGCTGGGATTATTTATGATGCATGATGCAGGCCCTGGCTTCCCATTCTTCCTTCCCAAGGGAATGCAGCTTAAAAATACTCTGCTTGATTACTGGAGAGAGATTCACAAAAAGGCAGGATACGTGGAAATTTCCACTCCTATTATCTTAAACAGAAGTCTCTGGGAGACATCCGGCCACTGGGATCACTACAAGAACAATATGTACACAACGGTGATCGACGAGGAGGATTATGCCATCAAGCCGATGAACTGTCCGGGAGGCGTTCTCGTATATGCATCCGAGCCCAGATCCTACCGGGATCTGCCTCTGCGCATGGGAGAGCTGGGACTGGTTCACCGCCATGAGAAATCCGGACAGCTCCACGGCTTAATGCGCGTTCGCTGCTTCACACAGGACGATGCCCACATTTTCATGACTCCTGAGCAGATCAAGGACGAAATCAAGGGTGTTGCCACGCTCATCAACGAGGTTTACACTCTGTTTGGCTTCAAGTACCATGTAGAGCTCTCCACGAGACCGGAGGACAGCATGGGAAGCGATGAGGACTGGGAGCTTGCAACAGAGGGACTCAGAAGCGCCCTCGATGAGCTGGGACTGCCCTACGTGGTAAATGAGGGGGACGGCGCATTCTACGGCCCGAAGATCGACTTCCACCTGGAGGACTGCATCGGAAGAACCTGGCAGTGCGGAACCATCCAGCTGGATTTCCAGCTTCCGCAGCGATTTGAGCTGGAGTACACAGGGGCAGACGGCGAGAAGCACAGACCGATCATGATCCACCGTGTTGTGTTCGGCTCCATTGAGCGCTTCATCGGAATTTTAATTGAGCATTTTGCAGGGGCATTCCCGACCTGGCTGGCTCCTGTACAGGTTAAGGTGCTTCCGATTTCCGATAAGTATGCAGACTATGCGGCCAAGGTTTATGAGTCCTTAAGCGAGGCTGGAATCCGCGCAGAGGTTGACACCCGCTCGGAGAAGATCGGCTACAAGATCCGCGAGGCTCAGACAAACAAGATTCCTTACATGCTGGTTGTCGGCCAGAAGGAGGAGGAAGAGGGAACCGTATCTGTGAGAAGCCGCTTTGCAGGCGATGAGGGAGCTTCTTCCTTAGAAAGCTTTATCGAAAAAATCCAGAAAGAAATCGCATCCAAAGAGATGAGAAAGATGGAAGAAAAGAAAAACTAAAAACTGCTGAAAGAACGGGATAATTCTGCCGGATTGTCACATAATAATCCTGAATCCGCAAAAGCCCTGGCATGGGCCGGGCGGAAACAGATAACGGCGTATTTCAAAATAAAATCGCCAGGATAAAGGAGGAATATGTGATGACCAGACTTGACTGTAACGTAACAGGATGTATTCACAACGCAGAGAACTGCTGCTGCCGCGGCTCCATCACCGTAGAGGGAAAGACCGCAATGGAGAAGTGCGATACCTGCTGTGCAAGCTTCGATGAAAAGAAGGGTGGAGTCTTTACAAACCTGTTCAAAACGCCGGAGAGCCAGCTGCAGGTGGCCTGCGAGGCAGAAAACTGCATTTACAATAAGGATAAGTTCTGTGTGGCAGAGCACATCGGAATTACAGGGGGCAATGCCACAGAGGCATACCAGACGGAATGTTCCAGCTTTAAGGCACGCTAAAATGGGCGGGGGAGCAGATTTGAGCTCCCCCGTTTGTCTGTATATCAAGGGAAAAACCCCCTGCATGGCCGGAAGCTTGCGAGAGCCGTCCATGGGCCGGATGCGTGAAAAATGAAAGAATTGGGAGTGCGGATCCGGAACAGGAAAAAATATGCAGCAAACACAGAAAACCTATTGACAGAACGGAACGGCCATAGTATAATAGCAAAAGTTGTGAGAAACAACATCAGGAAAGCAGGTATCCGCCTCACCCTGGCACAGGGAAGTGACCAGTGGTTCATATGAGATAGCAAATAATCCTTTATTGGAGTTTTCTATAGTCTGTGAGCGGGTAGTCTGACTGCCCGCTTATTTTATATAACAGGAAACCTCGTTCCCTGTTATATAAAAACGCTCCGCAAGGATCGCGCTGCGGCAGAGAGGAAAATGCCGCTTTTGCGGCCTGCCGCAGGCGGGGAATCCTGCGAAGCAGGATTCTTTCTTATTGATTCATTCATCATCACAGTATGGAGGTGTACGGCCATTAGCGATTTAATGATTAACGAACAGATTAGGGACAGAGAGGTTCGTTTGATTGGAGAACATGGAGAGCAGCTCGGCATCATGTCCGCAAAGGATGCTTACAAGCTGGCGAGAGAGGCAGAGCTTGATCTGGTAAAGATTGCTCCTACCGCAAAGCCGCCGGTATGCAAGATCATTGATTACGGCAAGTTCAGATACGAGCAGGCTCGCAAGGAAAAAGAAGCTAAAAAGAAACAGAAGGTTATCGAGGTGAAGGAAGTGCGCCTGTCACCTAATATTGATGACAACGATCTGAACACAAAGGTGAGCGCTGCCAGAAAGTTTATCGAGAAAGGCAATAAAGTCAAGATTACCCTTCGTTTCAGAGGCCGTGAGATGGCTCATATGTCAAAAACCAAGTACATCCTCGACGATTTTGCTGAGAAGCTGTCCGACATTGCCGTTGTCGACAAGCCTTCCAAGGTTGAGGGAAGAAGCATTGTGATGTTTTTAACTGCAAAACGTTAAAAATAGACCATTATCTAAGGAGGAAAATAACCATGCCTAAAATGAAAACAAGCAGAGCTGCTGCTAAGCGTTTTAAAACAACAGGAACAGGAAAGTTAGTAAGAAACAAGGCTTACAAATCCCATATCTTAACTAAGAAATCTACTAAGAGAAAAAGAAATCTTAGAAAAGACATCGTTACTGACGCTACAAACGCAAAAGTAATGAAGAAGATTTTACCATACTTATAAGATTGAGAGTTTAAGAAGGAGGAAATAACCGATGGCAAGAATCAAAGGCGGATTAAACGCTAAGAAAAAACATAACAGAGTGTTAAAACTGGCTAAAGGCTACAGAGGCGCTCGTTCCAAACAGTATAGAATCGCAAAGCAGTCTGTAATGAGAGCATTAAAGAGCTCCTACGCAGGCCGCAAGGAGAGAAAGAGACAGTTCAGACAGCTCTGGATCGCACGTATCAACGCTGCTGCACGCATTAACGGCTTA is part of the Clostridium sp. M62/1 genome and harbors:
- the rpmI gene encoding 50S ribosomal protein L35; protein product: MPKMKTSRAAAKRFKTTGTGKLVRNKAYKSHILTKKSTKRKRNLRKDIVTDATNAKVMKKILPYL
- a CDS encoding DUF1540 domain-containing protein produces the protein MTRLDCNVTGCIHNAENCCCRGSITVEGKTAMEKCDTCCASFDEKKGGVFTNLFKTPESQLQVACEAENCIYNKDKFCVAEHIGITGGNATEAYQTECSSFKAR
- the rplT gene encoding 50S ribosomal protein L20, encoding MARIKGGLNAKKKHNRVLKLAKGYRGARSKQYRIAKQSVMRALKSSYAGRKERKRQFRQLWIARINAAARINGLSYSKFMYGLKLAGVEMNRKVLSDMAISDAEGFAKLAELAKSKLA
- the infC gene encoding translation initiation factor IF-3; the encoded protein is MINEQIRDREVRLIGEHGEQLGIMSAKDAYKLAREAELDLVKIAPTAKPPVCKIIDYGKFRYEQARKEKEAKKKQKVIEVKEVRLSPNIDDNDLNTKVSAARKFIEKGNKVKITLRFRGREMAHMSKTKYILDDFAEKLSDIAVVDKPSKVEGRSIVMFLTAKR
- the thrS gene encoding threonine--tRNA ligase; translated protein: MKITLKDGSVKEYASAMSVLDIAKDLSEGLARAACAGEMDGEVVDLRTVIDKDCQLNILTARDEKGLAALRHTASHVMAQAVKRLYPDTKLAIGPSIADGFYYDVDPASPMTVEDMGKIEAEMKKIVKENLPIERFTLPREEAIAFMKEKEEPYKVELIEDLPEGAEISFYRQGEFVDLCAGPHLMSTKDVGKAYKLLNLAGAYWRGSEKNKMLTRIYATAFSKKEELEAYITMMEEAKKRDHRKLGKELGLFMMHDAGPGFPFFLPKGMQLKNTLLDYWREIHKKAGYVEISTPIILNRSLWETSGHWDHYKNNMYTTVIDEEDYAIKPMNCPGGVLVYASEPRSYRDLPLRMGELGLVHRHEKSGQLHGLMRVRCFTQDDAHIFMTPEQIKDEIKGVATLINEVYTLFGFKYHVELSTRPEDSMGSDEDWELATEGLRSALDELGLPYVVNEGDGAFYGPKIDFHLEDCIGRTWQCGTIQLDFQLPQRFELEYTGADGEKHRPIMIHRVVFGSIERFIGILIEHFAGAFPTWLAPVQVKVLPISDKYADYAAKVYESLSEAGIRAEVDTRSEKIGYKIREAQTNKIPYMLVVGQKEEEEGTVSVRSRFAGDEGASSLESFIEKIQKEIASKEMRKMEEKKN